One Geothermobacter hydrogeniphilus genomic window, AAGTTCATCGTTGCGGTGCTGAAGAAACACTCAACAGCCGACATGGCACAGCTCGATGACGCTAAACGTGAAGAACTGCGCACCAGCCTGACCAAGAAAAAGCAGGATGAAGTCTACCGCGCCAAGCTTGACGAACTGAAAAAGAAAGCCCAGATCGAAATCAGCCCGGCGCTGGCCAGCCTGATGAACGAAGGATAATGGCGTCGCAAAAACTCACCAGCAGCTGCATTTCCGTGCTTGCTCTCGCGGCTTCGACGTACGTCAGTACGCCTCATTGCTCGACAAGCACGCACCTTGCTGCTGATGCTTTTTGCTCAGCCGACAACTCTTTTGCTTTCTTGCGAAAGCATCAAGGATAAGAGACATGCCCAAGATTCTGCTGCAGAGCGACTGCCCGACCCTCAAACTTGCCAGCCGCGGCAAGGTGCGCGACATCTATGACCTCGGCGAACACCTGCTGATCGTCACCTCCGACCGCATCAGCGCCTTTGACGTGATCATGGACCAGGGCATTCCCGACAAGGGGATCGTCCTGACCCAGATCTCCAAATTCTGGTTCGAGCAGATGAAGGACCTGGTGCCGAACCATATCGTCTCCACGGAAGTCGACGAGTTCCCGGTCTCTGCCCGGGCCTATCGGGAGCAGCTCGAAGGACGCAGCATGCTGGTCAAAAAGGCCGCGCCGTTGCCGATTGAATGCATTGTGCGCGGCTATGTCTCCGGATCCGGCTGGAAGGACTACCAGGCCCATGGCGCGATCTGCGGCATCAAGCTGCCTGCCGGTCTCCGGCAGAGTGACCAGCTCCCCGAACCGATCTTCACGCCGTCGACCAAGGCTGAACTCGGAGAACACGATGAGAATATCGACTTCGCCCGCGCCGAACAGCTCTGCGGCGCCGAAGTGGCGGCACAGGTACGCGACCTGACAATCGCCATCTATCAGCGTGCCCGACAGTTCGCCGATACCAAGGGGCTGATCATCGCCGACACCAAGTTCGAATTCGGGTTGATCGACGGTCAGCTGATCTGGATCGACGAAGCCCTCACCCCCGATTCTTCCCGGTTCTGGCCCAAAGATCTCTACCAGCCCGGCGGGCCGCAGCCGAGCTTCGACAAGCAGTTCCTGCGTGACTATCTCGAAACCCTCGACTGGGGCAAGGTCGCCCCGCCGCCACAGCTGCCGGACGAAATCGTCGAGAAAACGGCGGACAAGTACCGTGAAGCGCTGCAGCGCCTGACCGGA contains:
- a CDS encoding phosphoribosylaminoimidazolesuccinocarboxamide synthase is translated as MPKILLQSDCPTLKLASRGKVRDIYDLGEHLLIVTSDRISAFDVIMDQGIPDKGIVLTQISKFWFEQMKDLVPNHIVSTEVDEFPVSARAYREQLEGRSMLVKKAAPLPIECIVRGYVSGSGWKDYQAHGAICGIKLPAGLRQSDQLPEPIFTPSTKAELGEHDENIDFARAEQLCGAEVAAQVRDLTIAIYQRARQFADTKGLIIADTKFEFGLIDGQLIWIDEALTPDSSRFWPKDLYQPGGPQPSFDKQFLRDYLETLDWGKVAPPPQLPDEIVEKTADKYREALQRLTGISL